The Blautia hydrogenotrophica DSM 10507 genome window below encodes:
- a CDS encoding UxaA family hydrolase, translated as MDFRKQAKRVIQIQSGDNVAVALENLERHEKVLLDGQYVILQEKVLQGHKFAIKEIRAGEEIVKYGYPIGVAKVNISSGQWIHTHNMRTKLDENKSYEYCPAFEAKTVGKQEFFQGYLRTDGSVGTRNEIWIVPTVGCVNSIANKIRDLTEHCAEGRVDGIRVFSHPYGCSQMGEDHKNLQKALAALVRHPNAGAALVLGLGCENNNIGEFQKVLGDYDTRRVFFLECQAVQDEIQQGAELVKKLISYAAGFKRSLVPISKLVVGLKCGGSDGLSGLTANPLVGRFSDHLVACGGTSILTEVPEMFGAETILMNRCQDQQTFQNTVELIQNFKKYYTDHGQVVYENPSPGNKMGGITTLEDKSLGCIQKGGGSKVADVLQYTERVKQNGLNLLQGPGNDIVSTSALVMSGAQLILFTTGRGNPMGAGVPTIKIASNSGLSQFKENWIDFNAGSCLEQVQVRDLDTEFFQYVVQVAEGRKTKSEKAGFFEFTLWKQGVTL; from the coding sequence GTTTTGCAGGGACATAAGTTTGCAATAAAAGAAATCCGGGCTGGAGAAGAGATAGTGAAATATGGCTATCCGATCGGAGTAGCAAAAGTAAATATTTCTTCTGGACAGTGGATACATACTCACAATATGCGGACAAAACTTGATGAAAATAAAAGTTATGAATATTGTCCAGCTTTTGAGGCTAAAACGGTGGGAAAGCAGGAATTTTTTCAAGGATATTTGCGAACAGATGGGAGCGTGGGAACACGTAATGAGATATGGATTGTGCCCACAGTGGGTTGCGTAAATTCCATTGCAAATAAGATCAGAGATTTGACGGAGCACTGTGCAGAGGGGAGAGTAGATGGAATTCGAGTCTTTTCACATCCTTATGGGTGTAGTCAAATGGGAGAAGATCATAAAAACTTGCAGAAAGCATTGGCGGCATTGGTGAGACATCCGAATGCAGGAGCTGCTTTGGTATTGGGACTCGGATGCGAAAATAACAATATCGGTGAATTTCAGAAAGTTCTGGGAGATTACGATACCCGGAGAGTTTTCTTTTTGGAATGCCAAGCAGTTCAGGACGAAATTCAGCAGGGTGCGGAGCTGGTAAAGAAACTCATTTCCTATGCGGCTGGCTTCAAACGAAGCTTGGTTCCTATCTCAAAATTGGTTGTAGGATTGAAGTGCGGAGGTAGTGATGGACTATCTGGGTTAACCGCGAATCCTTTGGTGGGAAGATTTTCAGACCATCTGGTTGCATGTGGGGGGACTAGTATTCTCACGGAAGTTCCAGAAATGTTTGGAGCGGAGACCATACTGATGAACCGTTGCCAGGATCAACAGACTTTCCAAAATACTGTGGAATTAATCCAAAACTTTAAGAAGTACTATACAGATCATGGACAGGTGGTGTATGAAAACCCATCACCGGGAAACAAAATGGGGGGAATTACAACACTGGAAGATAAAAGTCTTGGATGTATTCAAAAAGGTGGAGGTAGTAAGGTCGCAGATGTCCTGCAATATACGGAGAGAGTGAAACAAAACGGGTTGAATTTACTGCAGGGGCCGGGTAATGACATCGTGTCCACATCTGCCCTTGTGATGTCAGGAGCACAGTTAATTCTATTTACCACAGGGAGGGGGAATCCTATGGGTGCGGGGGTTCCAACGATAAAAATCGCTTCCAATTCGGGATTGAGCCAATTTAAAGAAAACTGGATTGATTTTAATGCAGGAAGCTGTCTGGAACAAGTACAGGTGCGAGATCTGGACACAGAGTTTTTTCAGTATGTGGTACAGGTGGCAGAGGGGAGAAAAACGAAATCGGAGAAAGCTGGGTTTTTCGAGTTTACACTTTGGAAACAAGGGGTTACCTTGTAG
- a CDS encoding MFS transporter yields the protein MNGKSYKTDNKSNNIVLIVVIAMTFMATLDSSIVNVALPVLSHQLSVPISSIEWVAASYSMIICSTILFFGRLGDIIGKSRIFHIGTILFTLASLLCGLSTSFAMLIACRFLQGIGASAYMANNHGIITELFPRESRGKALGILVTAVAIGNMVGPSVGGMILSVFHWNYIFYVNVPFGMIVFLLGIKFLPRGRKKQEKLDIAGSILQFMTTLLFFGSLILSQQISIFHPYITAGITASIILGIIFVYVEKKKNEPLLDVKIFKSIKFSANLGCALTSFICIASSSILIPFYLQNALGLSPFCAGFFMMLPPLILAVCSPVFGGISDKRNPEKVIFVGLLILSLGFFLMSQLMETSSVIFFAVFVSTMAAGQAIFQPANNALIMSTCPKSKLGIVGSVNSLVRNLGQTVGITLSTTLLYSFMSNKAGYKVTDYIAGRDDVFIYGMRHVYLILVAICLIGACLTGGRLLLKAVGR from the coding sequence ATGAACGGTAAATCATATAAAACTGATAACAAATCCAACAATATTGTCCTAATTGTGGTAATCGCAATGACTTTTATGGCTACCTTAGACTCAAGTATTGTAAACGTTGCGCTGCCAGTGCTCTCCCATCAGTTAAGCGTACCCATCTCTTCCATTGAGTGGGTAGCTGCCAGTTATTCCATGATTATATGCTCAACTATATTGTTCTTTGGACGATTAGGAGATATCATCGGTAAGTCCCGTATATTTCACATCGGGACAATTCTTTTCACACTCGCTTCCCTGTTGTGCGGACTGAGCACTTCCTTTGCCATGCTGATAGCATGCCGCTTTTTACAGGGCATAGGCGCCTCTGCCTATATGGCCAATAACCATGGAATTATCACCGAATTATTTCCAAGGGAAAGTCGTGGAAAAGCGTTGGGGATTCTAGTAACTGCCGTCGCGATTGGAAACATGGTAGGCCCGTCTGTCGGAGGGATGATCTTATCCGTTTTTCATTGGAATTACATTTTCTATGTCAATGTTCCATTTGGCATGATTGTCTTTTTACTGGGGATAAAATTTTTGCCTAGAGGGAGAAAAAAACAGGAAAAATTAGATATAGCCGGTTCCATCCTGCAATTTATGACAACGCTATTGTTTTTTGGTTCCCTTATTTTGTCCCAGCAAATAAGCATATTCCATCCATATATCACAGCAGGCATTACCGCCTCCATTATTTTAGGTATTATTTTCGTTTACGTAGAAAAGAAGAAGAATGAACCGCTCTTGGACGTAAAAATATTCAAAAGTATCAAATTTTCAGCGAATTTAGGCTGTGCACTGACCTCTTTCATCTGTATAGCCTCTTCGAGTATCTTAATCCCCTTTTATCTGCAAAATGCTTTGGGATTAAGCCCTTTTTGCGCTGGTTTCTTCATGATGCTGCCTCCTCTGATTCTAGCTGTCTGTTCTCCGGTATTCGGGGGCATTTCTGATAAAAGAAATCCGGAAAAAGTGATCTTTGTCGGTCTGCTGATACTAAGTCTTGGATTCTTCTTAATGTCACAGCTGATGGAAACATCGTCTGTTATCTTTTTTGCGGTATTTGTCTCCACAATGGCGGCCGGGCAGGCCATTTTTCAGCCTGCCAACAATGCTCTGATTATGTCAACATGTCCCAAAAGTAAGCTCGGCATAGTCGGCAGCGTAAACTCTCTGGTGAGAAATTTAGGTCAGACTGTTGGAATTACATTATCCACCACTTTGTTATACTCTTTCATGAGTAACAAAGCAGGCTATAAAGTAACCGACTATATTGCCGGCCGTGATGATGTGTTTATCTATGGTATGCGGCATGTCTACCTGATTTTAGTCGCCATTTGCCTGATCGGTGCCTGCCTGACAGGGGGCAGATTACTTTTAAAAGCAGTTGGCAGGTAA
- a CDS encoding AraC family transcriptional regulator has protein sequence MKNRDNYFNREGQESFVDIFEKDDIKNGQNFPRHWHEHLQIYYFIRGTAKLECGKNCFEVQEGDLAVVNCNELHYLESTSDNLVFYTIRVEPAFLYSNHEDLLQAKYLAPITLNRIEFHNFIAGDTELLEIVKKVLEEYYNKQIGYELAVKGGIYFLIVRLLRCHVQHILTQTELEEREHTLLRFKPVFEMIESNYCEKITLSQLAETIGFSVHHFCRTFKQLTGKTTTDYMNHIRLDKAVYYLKQSDCNITEIALKCGFENINYFSRVFKKYYSVSPTQYRKLNKLNTGF, from the coding sequence ATGAAAAATAGAGATAATTATTTTAACAGAGAAGGTCAAGAAAGTTTTGTGGATATTTTTGAGAAGGATGACATAAAAAACGGGCAGAATTTTCCACGACATTGGCACGAGCATCTGCAAATATACTATTTTATCAGGGGGACAGCAAAACTAGAGTGCGGGAAAAACTGCTTTGAGGTTCAGGAGGGAGATTTAGCAGTTGTGAACTGCAACGAATTACATTATTTGGAAAGTACTTCGGATAATCTGGTTTTTTACACAATAAGAGTTGAGCCCGCGTTTTTGTACAGTAATCATGAAGACTTGCTGCAAGCAAAATATTTGGCCCCGATCACTTTAAATAGAATTGAATTTCACAATTTCATAGCTGGTGATACAGAGCTCTTGGAAATAGTGAAAAAAGTTCTGGAAGAATATTATAACAAACAAATCGGTTACGAGCTGGCTGTAAAGGGAGGTATATATTTTTTAATTGTCAGACTGCTGAGATGTCATGTCCAGCATATCTTGACACAGACAGAGTTAGAAGAAAGAGAGCATACATTACTAAGATTTAAGCCAGTATTTGAAATGATAGAGAGTAATTACTGTGAAAAGATAACATTGTCTCAATTAGCGGAGACGATCGGTTTTAGCGTTCACCATTTCTGCCGTACCTTTAAGCAACTGACCGGAAAAACAACTACCGATTATATGAATCATATCCGTTTGGACAAAGCCGTTTATTATCTAAAGCAATCGGATTGCAATATTACGGAAATCGCATTAAAATGTGGGTTTGAGAATATCAACTATTTCAGCAGGGTTTTTAAAAAATATTACTCGGTATCTCCCACTCAATATCGAAAGTTAAATAAACTTAATACAGGTTTTTGA
- a CDS encoding TetR/AcrR family transcriptional regulator, which translates to MPKIFSDAKKQFLYKSIKQNCIDLMCKKGYKQLNIRELAKITGISTGTFYNFYDSKEALILSIMEDAQRDLENRFWKLLECNRKITKAEFIDLYSFFFLRDKKNIFRYLSRDDLTAILLRAEKKQSFDAIKISMEKNIKYIDKPKKNINFHAVINFTQLIHLCIENSDLLVKEEIENTVKKLLENLADEIFEEES; encoded by the coding sequence ATGCCTAAAATTTTTTCGGACGCAAAGAAACAGTTTTTATATAAAAGCATAAAACAAAATTGTATTGATTTAATGTGTAAAAAAGGCTACAAACAGCTCAACATCAGAGAATTGGCGAAAATTACTGGGATATCAACTGGTACATTTTATAATTTTTATGATTCAAAAGAGGCTCTAATTTTGTCGATTATGGAGGATGCGCAGCGTGACTTGGAGAATCGTTTTTGGAAACTTTTAGAATGCAACAGGAAAATAACAAAGGCTGAATTTATAGACTTGTACAGCTTCTTTTTTTTAAGAGATAAAAAAAATATTTTTCGATATTTATCAAGGGATGATTTAACTGCGATTCTTTTGCGGGCAGAAAAAAAGCAGTCTTTTGACGCGATAAAGATTTCTATGGAAAAAAATATAAAATACATAGACAAACCCAAGAAAAATATAAACTTTCATGCCGTTATAAATTTTACACAGCTTATTCATCTTTGCATTGAAAACAGTGATTTATTGGTCAAAGAAGAAATAGAGAATACGGTAAAAAAGTTGTTGGAAAATCTTGCAGACGAGATTTTTGAGGAGGAGTCATAG
- a CDS encoding alpha/beta fold hydrolase — MKFHEFGNRANPHIMMIHGGGNAWWNYLRQARALSEDYHVILPTLDGHGEEHHTEYVSTTDSAQKLISYIDENCGGHLFMLCGVSLGGQIVIEMLSLRGDISQKAMIDGSICYPQPKTERFCTAVVRLLGGVMFSRVSCRCQMLFLRLFPKMRFPKELEDYYIQDIPLLRKTTLYNMYRTYMAEYQLKEDISKTNAQILYCYGSREMKCVKRSAQLLKEKVPSCRIYEAKGYNHGELAIYRPNEWLKFVEPFLNT, encoded by the coding sequence ATGAAATTTCACGAATTTGGAAATAGAGCAAATCCGCACATTATGATGATTCATGGAGGTGGAAACGCCTGGTGGAATTATTTAAGACAGGCAAGAGCTTTATCAGAAGATTACCATGTTATTTTACCGACTTTAGACGGGCATGGGGAGGAACATCATACAGAATATGTGTCTACGACGGACAGCGCGCAAAAGCTGATCTCATACATAGACGAAAATTGCGGCGGACATCTTTTTATGCTCTGTGGAGTATCTTTAGGCGGACAGATCGTGATAGAAATGCTTTCTCTTAGGGGAGATATTTCTCAGAAAGCGATGATTGACGGGAGTATTTGTTATCCGCAGCCTAAAACAGAAAGATTTTGTACTGCTGTGGTACGTCTTTTGGGAGGAGTAATGTTTAGCAGGGTTTCTTGCAGATGCCAGATGCTTTTCCTGCGTCTGTTTCCTAAAATGAGGTTTCCAAAAGAACTAGAAGACTATTACATTCAGGATATTCCTTTGCTGAGAAAGACTACCCTTTACAACATGTACCGTACATATATGGCGGAGTATCAGTTAAAGGAAGACATTTCCAAGACCAATGCACAGATTCTGTACTGCTATGGCTCAAGGGAAATGAAATGTGTAAAAAGATCCGCCCAGTTATTGAAGGAAAAAGTTCCCTCGTGCCGGATATACGAAGCAAAAGGATACAATCACGGAGAACTGGCGATTTATCGGCCAAATGAATGGTTAAAATTCGTTGAACCGTTTTTAAACACGTGA
- a CDS encoding response regulator transcription factor produces the protein MMEVFYVEDDKTIADSVKEYLNRQNCKVAIFETVTAVKKALQSWIPALVLIDWNLPDGEGKDLCLWIRERVVDLPIIILTVRGDSQDVVAGFQSGADDYVVKPFELTVLYSRMLALLRRVQKAEETKLFCDDLVLDKERLTVSRGQKEIVLSQSEYHLLLLLMENKGKTITRTQLLEQIWDNHGHFVNNNTLTVTVKRLREKLCNPTCLKTVRSFGYRMEDTI, from the coding sequence ATGATGGAGGTTTTTTACGTAGAAGATGATAAAACGATTGCTGATTCTGTAAAAGAGTATTTAAATCGGCAGAACTGTAAAGTTGCTATATTTGAAACCGTAACAGCTGTAAAAAAAGCATTACAAAGTTGGATTCCTGCCCTTGTTTTAATAGACTGGAATCTACCGGATGGGGAAGGGAAGGATTTGTGCCTTTGGATTCGGGAGAGAGTAGTGGATTTGCCGATTATCATTCTGACGGTGAGGGGAGATTCACAGGATGTTGTAGCTGGGTTTCAGAGTGGAGCGGATGATTATGTGGTGAAGCCATTTGAGCTTACTGTCCTTTATTCTCGTATGCTTGCGCTGCTGCGGAGGGTCCAAAAAGCCGAAGAGACCAAACTATTTTGTGACGATTTGGTATTGGATAAGGAGAGGCTGACGGTCAGCAGAGGGCAGAAGGAAATCGTCCTGAGCCAGTCGGAGTACCATTTGCTTTTGCTGCTGATGGAGAATAAGGGAAAAACAATTACAAGAACCCAGCTTTTAGAACAGATCTGGGACAACCATGGTCATTTTGTGAATAACAATACGTTGACGGTTACCGTGAAACGGTTAAGGGAAAAATTGTGCAACCCCACCTGTCTGAAAACAGTTCGCAGCTTTGGTTATCGCATGGAGGATACGATATGA
- a CDS encoding sensor histidine kinase: protein MNGKRKQRILYLAPILMLFLCLSCIAVIGLNTYRKLVFEHLSAFCEIAAENNPESEQYFLTALKEYQTLTEQEIDGNHYLEKYGYHAGEFYQVFPSGMFLAFFLLSLILVFSFGCGLRKIHRHNQRRAAYLTEYLENINIGADSTLIQTQEDDFSHLQDEIYKTVTMLYQTRESAVASKKRYAENLANIAHQLKTPITAASLSLQLMEKEGSSEYSVKIKKQLDRLNRLEEALLMLSKMDAGTLLLKQEKVDIYTVLNLAAENISDLLLKEHISVDIPDKGCIEFFGDLEWTMEALINLMKNCMEHSHSGGHVYCDYTWNPLYAEIQIWDEGRGFALEDLPHLFERFYRGKYAVSNGIGIGLALARSIFELQNGTVTARNLQAGGACFEIRIYSH from the coding sequence ATGAATGGGAAAAGAAAGCAAAGAATACTTTATTTGGCTCCCATTCTCATGCTTTTTCTGTGTTTATCCTGTATAGCTGTTATCGGTTTGAACACCTACCGAAAGCTTGTTTTTGAACATCTTTCAGCGTTCTGTGAAATCGCGGCAGAGAACAATCCGGAAAGCGAGCAGTATTTCCTGACGGCATTAAAAGAATATCAGACTCTGACGGAGCAGGAAATAGACGGGAATCACTATTTGGAGAAATATGGCTACCATGCCGGCGAGTTTTACCAAGTATTTCCATCTGGTATGTTTCTTGCTTTTTTTCTGTTGTCTTTAATCCTAGTCTTTTCTTTTGGCTGTGGGCTGCGGAAGATACATAGGCACAATCAAAGGCGGGCTGCGTATTTGACAGAGTATTTAGAAAATATCAACATAGGTGCTGACAGTACTTTGATACAAACGCAGGAAGATGATTTTTCGCATTTACAGGATGAGATATATAAGACAGTCACAATGCTTTATCAGACCAGGGAATCAGCAGTCGCTTCAAAAAAGCGATATGCTGAAAATCTGGCGAACATTGCTCATCAGCTGAAGACGCCGATTACCGCCGCATCTCTTTCCCTTCAGTTGATGGAAAAAGAAGGTTCCAGTGAATACTCAGTAAAAATAAAAAAGCAGTTGGACCGGTTGAACCGTCTGGAAGAGGCTTTATTGATGCTTTCCAAGATGGACGCTGGTACTTTGCTGCTGAAACAAGAAAAGGTTGATATTTATACAGTATTAAATCTTGCAGCTGAAAACATAAGTGATTTGCTGCTGAAGGAACATATCTCAGTGGACATACCGGATAAAGGCTGCATCGAATTTTTCGGGGACTTGGAATGGACAATGGAAGCTCTTATCAATCTTATGAAAAATTGTATGGAACATTCACACTCCGGCGGACACGTTTATTGTGATTATACATGGAATCCCTTATATGCAGAAATTCAGATATGGGATGAAGGGAGGGGATTTGCCCTGGAAGATCTTCCACATCTTTTTGAGCGGTTTTACCGGGGGAAATATGCGGTATCAAACGGAATCGGCATTGGATTGGCCCTTGCCAGGTCTATCTTTGAACTGCAGAACGGGACAGTTACCGCCCGGAATCTGCAGGCTGGGGGCGCCTGTTTCGAGATAAGAATATATAGTCACTGA
- a CDS encoding ABC transporter ATP-binding protein, with protein MEILKCEGVRKVYGTGSNQVVALEHIDLSVQKGEFVAVVGASGSGKSTLLHILGSVDKPTAGKVMVEGKDISTLTPAQAAVFRRRKVGLVYQFYNLIPTLTVRKNILMPLILDKRKANPEYFEQIVNSLGIADKLEVLPYQLSGGQQQRAALARSLIYRPALLLADEPTGNLDKKNGKEMIDMLKLSNRNLNQTILLITHDEKIALEADRIITIEDGKIILDVFHDSAKWHKGIF; from the coding sequence ATGGAAATACTAAAATGTGAAGGTGTCCGAAAAGTATATGGTACTGGAAGTAATCAGGTGGTTGCGTTAGAACATATTGACTTATCAGTGCAGAAAGGGGAATTTGTGGCGGTTGTTGGAGCATCCGGGTCTGGAAAATCAACGCTTTTGCATATTTTGGGCAGTGTGGACAAGCCAACTGCCGGCAAGGTCATGGTAGAAGGAAAGGATATTTCCACATTAACTCCAGCACAGGCAGCTGTTTTCCGGCGCAGAAAGGTGGGACTGGTTTATCAGTTTTACAATCTGATACCTACACTTACTGTCCGAAAAAACATTCTTATGCCGCTTATTTTAGATAAGAGAAAAGCCAACCCGGAATATTTTGAACAGATTGTGAATTCACTGGGCATTGCTGATAAGTTAGAAGTTCTTCCTTATCAATTATCGGGTGGCCAACAGCAGAGGGCAGCCCTTGCCAGATCTTTGATTTACCGTCCAGCCTTGCTGCTGGCGGATGAACCGACAGGGAATCTCGACAAAAAGAACGGGAAAGAAATGATAGACATGCTGAAGCTGTCAAACCGCAATTTGAATCAGACCATTCTATTGATTACCCACGATGAGAAAATCGCTTTGGAGGCAGACCGTATTATAACCATAGAGGATGGAAAAATCATCCTTGACGTTTTTCATGATTCTGCCAAGTGGCATAAGGGTATCTTCTAG